From the Candidatus Eisenbacteria bacterium genome, one window contains:
- a CDS encoding class I SAM-dependent methyltransferase has protein sequence MGSRLPHPKRGRSSREETRRQKGPMAAARCAPVDPLVLYEASVQDIKEELDFAERIYREANRRPFRALREDFCGTAALAAAWVRRGPENSAIGIDLHRRTLAWAHRHHVAPLGPAASRIRLVCDDVLRVPGPKVDLVAAFNFSYSVFKSRELLRRYFHVARGALTRGGLLILDAFGGTAATEVGEERRCIGPLALPGGRLVPRFTYVWEQIRFNPVDHRLLCNMHFELPGGIRIKRAFAYDWRYWTLPELREIMLEAGFKEIRIYVEGWDEKKNKPTGIYRRRSSIGEMASWLAYVVGFAG, from the coding sequence ATGGGCAGTCGATTGCCGCATCCGAAGAGAGGTCGCTCTTCCCGGGAGGAGACGCGGAGGCAGAAGGGGCCGATGGCGGCTGCGCGCTGCGCGCCCGTCGATCCGTTGGTCCTCTATGAGGCCTCCGTCCAGGACATCAAGGAGGAACTGGACTTCGCGGAGCGGATCTACCGCGAGGCGAACCGCCGCCCGTTCCGCGCCCTCCGAGAGGACTTCTGCGGGACGGCCGCTCTCGCAGCCGCCTGGGTGCGGCGGGGCCCCGAGAACAGCGCGATCGGCATCGATCTGCACAGGAGAACTCTCGCGTGGGCGCATCGACACCATGTGGCTCCCCTCGGCCCAGCCGCCTCCCGCATCCGTTTGGTCTGCGACGACGTCCTTCGGGTTCCAGGACCCAAGGTCGATCTGGTCGCGGCCTTCAACTTCTCCTACTCGGTCTTCAAGAGCCGCGAGCTGCTGCGCCGTTACTTCCATGTGGCCCGCGGGGCGCTCACGCGCGGCGGCCTGCTGATCCTGGACGCCTTCGGCGGAACGGCCGCCACCGAGGTCGGAGAGGAGCGTCGCTGCATCGGTCCGCTGGCGCTTCCGGGAGGCCGTCTGGTTCCCCGCTTCACCTATGTATGGGAGCAGATCCGCTTCAATCCGGTGGATCATCGCTTGCTGTGCAACATGCATTTCGAGCTGCCGGGAGGGATCCGCATCAAGAGGGCCTTCGCCTATGATTGGCGCTACTGGACCCTCCCCGAGCTTCGCGAGATCATGCTGGAGGCGGGATTCAAGGAGATCAGGATCTATGTCGAGGGGTGGGATGAGAAGA